CTGGTGTCCATCCTATCGGTGACGATGGTCCGGCCGATCCTCTCCACGTTCCAGGAGCGCAAGAACCGCTCCGACAAGCCGGTGGAGGAGTCGAAAACACTTCTGGCGGAGGCGGAAGGCCTGACGGCGCGATACGAGGAGTCCCTGCGCAAGGCCGCCGTCGAGTCGCTCGCGGCCAAGAGGAAGAAGATGGAGGAGGCCGGCCGCCTCGAGCGAAAGCGGGTCGAGGCCGTGCTCGAAGAGAGCAACCGCCACGTAGAGGAGATGAAGGCCCGCATCGAAGCCGAGAAAATCGATGTCGCGAAGACGCTGCGCGCCGAGGTATTGCGACTTTCCGTCGAGATCGCCGGCAAGGTGCTCGGGAGACCGGTGGCGTGAAACGGTTCCTCCCCCTGGCGTTCCTTGCCTTCGCCGCGGTTGCCGCCGCATCCGAAGGGGCCGCCGGCCACAGCGAAGGGATTCCCTGGGCGGACCTACTCAAACAGGCCGTGAACTTCGCCATCCTGGCCGGGGTGCTCGTCTTCTTCCTGAAAAAACCGATTTCCTCCTTCCTGAAGGAAAGGAGCGAGCAGCTGCGCAAGTCGATCGAGGACGCCGCCCGCGCCCGGGAAGACGCAGCCGCGAAGCTCTCCGCCATTGAGGCACGGATGGCCAGGCTCTCCGACGAGGTTGCCGGGATGAACCGGAAGATGGAGGGCGAGGCCGAGGAGGAGGCGCGGCGCATCCGCGAGACGGCGCAGGCCGAGATCGAACGGATGCGGATCCAGGCCCAGTTCGCCGCGGACCAGGAAGTGAAGAAGGCCCGCAAGGAGCTTCGGAAAGAGGCGGCAAGTCTCGCCACCAGCACGGCCGAGGAGATCGTGAAGAAGGCGATCACCCACGAGGACCAGGAGCGGCTGGTGCTGGAGAACGTCGAGAAGATCCGGGAGATCCTGCAATGATCGGAAGCGCCCTGGCCCGAAGGTACGCCCGCGCGCTGCTCGACATCGGGCAGGAGGAGCGGCAGGTCCGAAGGGTCCTCTCCGAGGTCGAGCGGTTCGCCCGCCTCCTCGCGGAGGGCACCGATCTGCGCGAGGTCCTGGAAGCCACGCACATCAACCGCCGCGACAAGCAGGCCGTCCTCGAGGCCACGTTTTCCCCGGCAGGCTTCCTTCCCGTCACGATGAACTTCCTGCGCCTGCTCGTCGACAAGCGCCGGATGAACATCCTCCCCCAGATCCTCCCCGAACTGCGCCGCATGGTCGAGGAGCTGGAGGGGATCGAGCGGGTCGAGGTGACCGTCCCGGAGACCCTTTCGGACACGCAGAGGGACTTTCTGAGGGCCCTCCTGGAGCGACAGACGGGAAAGCGAATCGAGCTGGAAGAGAAG
Above is a genomic segment from Deltaproteobacteria bacterium RBG_16_64_85 containing:
- a CDS encoding ATP synthase F1 subunit delta, producing MIGSALARRYARALLDIGQEERQVRRVLSEVERFARLLAEGTDLREVLEATHINRRDKQAVLEATFSPAGFLPVTMNFLRLLVDKRRMNILPQILPELRRMVEELEGIERVEVTVPETLSDTQRDFLRALLERQTGKRIELEEKLDPAVLGGMVVKVGSTVYDGSVRTQLSQIRENLQKG